A single Nomia melanderi isolate GNS246 chromosome 13, iyNomMela1, whole genome shotgun sequence DNA region contains:
- the sp3 gene encoding phosphatidylinositide phosphatase spermathreecae isoform X1: MELFRTDTHFIFVKERYSLWCDKFTGEFSAKSDWEWASPKDLECLGIFYGIVGKIEQPSVLEPRLMLIKEISSAGELYGGHVIYKIKSIAFLHIGTENSDIGLLPCKKHQNLPKKKSQSSLFDVPQKAALAKTWGTIKSATNTIKTTTQQAAALATSQVKSTVSKRSIVKDKEKFEKRILEELNKIFTETDSFYYCQTGDITNSLQRLCNSESKQNQEINKPLWQRVDDRFFWNKHMLQDIINLKTDKANCWILPVIQGYVQIERCNVEVGFDGQSQHETFNLAVISRRSRFRAGTRYKRRGVDDEGKCANYVETEQLVWYHDHQMSFVQVRGSVPVYWSQPGYKYKPPPHIDKGEAETQVAFEKHFTEELELYGPICIVNLVEQTGKEKIIWEAYSNHVINYNQQDITYTSFDFHEYCRGMHFENVSILINALATVLTDMGYCWRDKQGTICMQKGVFRVNCIDCLDRTNVVQTALGKAVMEMQFSKLGLIPPDGMLPTNIKQTFQLLWANNGDIISKQYAGTNALKGDYTRTGERKFTGLMKDGMNSANRYFQQHFMDEMRQAAIDTLLGNPINVNELNLDWSHYLDIFDNCCNELIPVKLTSVELHLATYPDFIYASAIYHLVRYYLNRFKDVYRQATIDMMLGNSVSEEVFQERTDEEDNAATAIHVKLLIEDCKKLLIPDPEVILGSWGLIDADPVTGDPTETEMDTILILTRDCYYVADYDDQIDKVTNYQRVPLEDIILIECGQSESLLSLFKNKHFYCIRINYKVANESGYFHMFRSTNLQFFNNMAVIKTEEESSESLRAICETFTVAMEMAGLLNTPITIDVTLDRRKSKLVNVKGSTGLLDISSLPELTRNVSETQLLALKSAGTKALNNMSEQFSKLNKLSHSFSTRKPIDIARSIGKKSEPSPKPTFTVGSRDISGKVQGKHDSSSGSSSDDENIEIPSGPLEKPENFSHDKNLMEAYTPSIGIIMGVKNADVVEPDENNENHNLITRPNNLHDQKLSAENLLAPEATSGTSTLSASPQKTPEITIQNVTENLTEDKERMVPPSTLNLTKNISHSSEEVDSRLMLNNTNANNLQTENRLQDKKRSTSEQDLTLNITSSQSESALKSIKTNITNVTSPVASTAKDILSPFSKFAKGVQTLGANLDPRKLKAGQGGLLRNLSDHHVEQRQKLEDRWGSCQSKLIAL, encoded by the exons ATGGAACTATTTCGTACTGACACgcattttatttttgtgaaagAGAGATATAGCTTGTGGTGTGATAAATTTACGGGCGAATTCTCTGCGAAATCGG ATTGGGAATGGGCCTCCCCAAAGGATTTAGAATGTCTTGGGATATTTTATGGAATAGTTGGAAAAATAGAACAGCCATCTGTATTAGAGCCTCGTTTGATGTTAATCAAAGAAATTTCATCAGCTGGGGAATTATACGGAGGTCATGttatatataagataaaatCTATTGCATTTTTGCATATTGGCACGGAAAATAGTGATATTGGACTTTTGCCATGCAAGAAGCATCAAAATTTGCCAAAGAAAAAAAGTCAAAGTAGTTTATTTGATGTGCCACAGAAAGCTGCTCTTGCCAAGACATGGGGAACCATTAAAAGTGCgactaatactataaaaactactaCACAACAAGCAGCAGCACTTGCAACATCTCAG GTAAAATCCACAGTATCCAAACGAAGTATtgttaaagataaagaaaaatttgagaAAAGGATTCTCGAggaattgaacaaaatttttacGGAAACTGATTCCTTCTATTATTGTCAAACGGGTGATATTACTAACAGTCTGCAAAGGCTTTGCAATTCAGAGTCAAAGCaaaatcaagaaataaataaaccacTTTGGCAAAGAGTAGATGACAGGTTTTTTTGGAATAAGCATATGCTGCAGGATATAATCAATCTAAAA ACAGATAAAGCAAATTGTTGGATATTACCTGTTATTCAAGGATATGTACAGATAGAGAGGTGTAATGTAGAAGTAGGTTTCGATGGTCAATCACAACACGAAACGTTTAATTTGGCTGTTATATCAAGGAGAAGTAGATTTCGTGCAGGAACAAG ATATAAGCGACGTGGTGTTGATGATGAAGGAAAATGTGCAAATTATGTGGAAACAGAGCAATTAGTGTGGTATCATGACCATCAAATGTCTTTTGTACAAGTGCGAGGTAGTGTACCTGTATACTGGTCTCAACCTGGATATAAATACAAGCCCCCACCACATATTGACAAGG GTGAAGCAGAAACACAAGTTGCATTTGAGAAACATTTTACAGAAGAACTTGAATTGTATGGTCCAATTTGTATTGTCAATCTTGTAGAGCAAACTGGGAAAGAGAAAATCATTTGGGAAGCTTATAGTAaccatgtaataaattataatcaacaAGATATAACATACACGTCGTTTGATTTTCATGAATACTG TAGAGGAATGCATTTTGAAAATGTGTCTATTTTGATCAATGCATTGGCTACGGTACTGACAGACATGGGATACTGTTGGCGTGATAAGCAAGGCACAATTTGCATGCAGAAGGGAGTGTTTCGGGTGAATTGCATAGATTGTCTAGATCGAACAAATGTGGTGCAAACTGCTCTGGGTAAAGCTGTAATGGAAATGCAGTTTTCTAAACTAGGATTAATACCTCCAGATGGTATGCTACCAACAAATATTAAGCAGACATTTCAGTTGCTTTGGGCCAATAACGGCGATATTATTAGTAAACAATATGCTGGAACAAATGCTTTGAAG GGAGATTATACAAGAACAGGGGAAAGAAAATTTACTGGTTTAATGAAAGATGGCATGAATTCTGCAAACAG ATATTTTCAACAACACTTTATGGATGAAATGCGTCAAGCGGCGATAGATACCTTGCTAGGGAATCCCATCAACGTTAACGAACTGAATCTCGATTGGTCGCACTATTTAGACATCTTTGATAATTGCTGCAATGAGCTAATTCCCGTGAAACTGACAAGCGTAGAGCTTCATCTTGCTACTTACCCTGACTTTATTTATGCCAGTGCTATCTATCATTTAGTAAG ATATTATTTAAACCGCTTCAAGGATGTCTATAGACAAGCTACCATTGATATGATGTTAGGAAATTCAGTGAGCGAAGAAGTATTTCAAGAACGAACAGATGAAGAAGATAATGCTGCAACTGCAATTCATGTGAAACTGTTGATAGAGGATTGCAAGAAACTACTGATACCTGATCCAGAAGTTATTTTAGGCAGCTGGGGTCTTATCGATGCGGACCCAGT AACTGGAGACCCAACGGAAACGGAAATGGATACTATTCTTATACTAACACGAGACTGTTATTACGTAGCTGATTACGATGATCAGATTGACAAAGTTACAAACTACCAAAGAGTTCCACTGGAAGATATTATTCTGATCGAATGTGGACAGTCTGAGAGTTTACTTTCCCTGTTTAAAAATAAGCATTTTTACTGCATTAGAATAAATTACAAAGTGGCCAACGAATCTGGCTATTTTCACATGTTTCGCAGTACAAATTTACAGTTTTTTAATAACATGGCTGTTATAAAAACCGAAGAAGAAAGCTCAG AATCTTTAAGGGCAATCTGTGAAACTTTCACTGTAGCAATGGAAATGGCAGGATTACTAAACACCCCGATAACGATAGACGTAACATTAGATAGACGAAAGAGTAAGTTAGTTAACGTTAAAGGATCTACAGGTCTTCTAGATATTTCATCGCTCCCCGAGTTGACTAGAAATGTCTCAGAAACACAGTTACTAGCTCTAAAAAGTGCAg GAACAAAAGCTTTAAACAACATGTCAGAGCAATTCAGCAAATTAAACAAACTCAGTCATAGCTTTAGCACTAGAAAACCGATCGACATAGCAAGAAGTATAGGCAAGAAATCTGAACCATCCCCAAAACCCACTTTTACAGTAGGTAGTAGAGATATATCTGGCAAAGTACAAGGGAAACACGACAGCAGCAGTGGTAGCAGTAGCGAcgatgaaaatatagaaataccaTCTGGTCCTTTAGAAAAACCAGAAAACTTCAGTCATGATAAAAATTTAATGGAAGCTTATACACCATCCATTGGTATTATAATGGGCGTAAAAAATGCAGACGTGGTGGAACCCgatgaaaacaatgaaaatcacAATTTGATAACACGACCTAATAATCTACATGATCAAAAATTAAGTGCAGAGAACCTGTTAGCTCCAGAGGCTACATCCGGGACAAGTACTTTGAGCGCTTCTCCACAGAAGACACCAGAAATAACAATCCAGAATGTAACAGAGAATTTGACTGAAGATAAGGAGAGAATGGTCCCACCTTCAACATTAAatcttacaaaaaatattagTCATTCATCGGAAGAAGTTGACAGTAGATTAATGCTTAACAACACGAATGCGAACAATTTACAAACAGAGAATAGATTACAGGATAAAAAAAGGTCAACGTCAGAACAAGATTTAACTTTGAATATCACATCTTCTCAAAGCGAGTCTGctttaaaatctataaaaaccaATATTACTAACGTCACCAGCCCAGTAGCATCCACGGCCAAAGATATTCTGTCACCTTTCTCGAAATTTGCTAAAGGGGTTCAAACATTAGGAGCAAACTTAGATCCTAGAAAGTTGAAAGCAGGACAGGGAGGATTACTAAGAAATCTATCAGACCATCATGTAGAACAGCGTCAAAAATTGGAAGACAGGTGGGGTTCTTGTCAATCTAAACTCATTGCTTtgtaa
- the sp3 gene encoding phosphatidylinositide phosphatase spermathreecae isoform X2, translating to MELFRTDTHFIFVKERYSLWCDKFTGEFSAKSDWEWASPKDLECLGIFYGIVGKIEQPSVLEPRLMLIKEISSAGELYGGHVIYKIKSIAFLHIGTENSDIGLLPCKKHQNLPKKKSQSSLFDVPQKAALAKTWGTIKSATNTIKTTTQQAAALATSQVKSTVSKRSIVKDKEKFEKRILEELNKIFTETDSFYYCQTGDITNSLQRLCNSESKQNQEINKPLWQRVDDRFFWNKHMLQDIINLKTDKANCWILPVIQGYVQIERCNVEVGFDGQSQHETFNLAVISRRSRFRAGTRYKRRGVDDEGKCANYVETEQLVWYHDHQMSFVQVRGSVPVYWSQPGYKYKPPPHIDKGEAETQVAFEKHFTEELELYGPICIVNLVEQTGKEKIIWEAYSNHVINYNQQDITYTSFDFHEYCRGMHFENVSILINALATVLTDMGYCWRDKQGTICMQKGVFRVNCIDCLDRTNVVQTALGKAVMEMQFSKLGLIPPDGMLPTNIKQTFQLLWANNGDIISKQYAGTNALKGDYTRTGERKFTGLMKDGMNSANRYYLNRFKDVYRQATIDMMLGNSVSEEVFQERTDEEDNAATAIHVKLLIEDCKKLLIPDPEVILGSWGLIDADPVTGDPTETEMDTILILTRDCYYVADYDDQIDKVTNYQRVPLEDIILIECGQSESLLSLFKNKHFYCIRINYKVANESGYFHMFRSTNLQFFNNMAVIKTEEESSESLRAICETFTVAMEMAGLLNTPITIDVTLDRRKSKLVNVKGSTGLLDISSLPELTRNVSETQLLALKSAGTKALNNMSEQFSKLNKLSHSFSTRKPIDIARSIGKKSEPSPKPTFTVGSRDISGKVQGKHDSSSGSSSDDENIEIPSGPLEKPENFSHDKNLMEAYTPSIGIIMGVKNADVVEPDENNENHNLITRPNNLHDQKLSAENLLAPEATSGTSTLSASPQKTPEITIQNVTENLTEDKERMVPPSTLNLTKNISHSSEEVDSRLMLNNTNANNLQTENRLQDKKRSTSEQDLTLNITSSQSESALKSIKTNITNVTSPVASTAKDILSPFSKFAKGVQTLGANLDPRKLKAGQGGLLRNLSDHHVEQRQKLEDRWGSCQSKLIAL from the exons ATGGAACTATTTCGTACTGACACgcattttatttttgtgaaagAGAGATATAGCTTGTGGTGTGATAAATTTACGGGCGAATTCTCTGCGAAATCGG ATTGGGAATGGGCCTCCCCAAAGGATTTAGAATGTCTTGGGATATTTTATGGAATAGTTGGAAAAATAGAACAGCCATCTGTATTAGAGCCTCGTTTGATGTTAATCAAAGAAATTTCATCAGCTGGGGAATTATACGGAGGTCATGttatatataagataaaatCTATTGCATTTTTGCATATTGGCACGGAAAATAGTGATATTGGACTTTTGCCATGCAAGAAGCATCAAAATTTGCCAAAGAAAAAAAGTCAAAGTAGTTTATTTGATGTGCCACAGAAAGCTGCTCTTGCCAAGACATGGGGAACCATTAAAAGTGCgactaatactataaaaactactaCACAACAAGCAGCAGCACTTGCAACATCTCAG GTAAAATCCACAGTATCCAAACGAAGTATtgttaaagataaagaaaaatttgagaAAAGGATTCTCGAggaattgaacaaaatttttacGGAAACTGATTCCTTCTATTATTGTCAAACGGGTGATATTACTAACAGTCTGCAAAGGCTTTGCAATTCAGAGTCAAAGCaaaatcaagaaataaataaaccacTTTGGCAAAGAGTAGATGACAGGTTTTTTTGGAATAAGCATATGCTGCAGGATATAATCAATCTAAAA ACAGATAAAGCAAATTGTTGGATATTACCTGTTATTCAAGGATATGTACAGATAGAGAGGTGTAATGTAGAAGTAGGTTTCGATGGTCAATCACAACACGAAACGTTTAATTTGGCTGTTATATCAAGGAGAAGTAGATTTCGTGCAGGAACAAG ATATAAGCGACGTGGTGTTGATGATGAAGGAAAATGTGCAAATTATGTGGAAACAGAGCAATTAGTGTGGTATCATGACCATCAAATGTCTTTTGTACAAGTGCGAGGTAGTGTACCTGTATACTGGTCTCAACCTGGATATAAATACAAGCCCCCACCACATATTGACAAGG GTGAAGCAGAAACACAAGTTGCATTTGAGAAACATTTTACAGAAGAACTTGAATTGTATGGTCCAATTTGTATTGTCAATCTTGTAGAGCAAACTGGGAAAGAGAAAATCATTTGGGAAGCTTATAGTAaccatgtaataaattataatcaacaAGATATAACATACACGTCGTTTGATTTTCATGAATACTG TAGAGGAATGCATTTTGAAAATGTGTCTATTTTGATCAATGCATTGGCTACGGTACTGACAGACATGGGATACTGTTGGCGTGATAAGCAAGGCACAATTTGCATGCAGAAGGGAGTGTTTCGGGTGAATTGCATAGATTGTCTAGATCGAACAAATGTGGTGCAAACTGCTCTGGGTAAAGCTGTAATGGAAATGCAGTTTTCTAAACTAGGATTAATACCTCCAGATGGTATGCTACCAACAAATATTAAGCAGACATTTCAGTTGCTTTGGGCCAATAACGGCGATATTATTAGTAAACAATATGCTGGAACAAATGCTTTGAAG GGAGATTATACAAGAACAGGGGAAAGAAAATTTACTGGTTTAATGAAAGATGGCATGAATTCTGCAAACAG ATATTATTTAAACCGCTTCAAGGATGTCTATAGACAAGCTACCATTGATATGATGTTAGGAAATTCAGTGAGCGAAGAAGTATTTCAAGAACGAACAGATGAAGAAGATAATGCTGCAACTGCAATTCATGTGAAACTGTTGATAGAGGATTGCAAGAAACTACTGATACCTGATCCAGAAGTTATTTTAGGCAGCTGGGGTCTTATCGATGCGGACCCAGT AACTGGAGACCCAACGGAAACGGAAATGGATACTATTCTTATACTAACACGAGACTGTTATTACGTAGCTGATTACGATGATCAGATTGACAAAGTTACAAACTACCAAAGAGTTCCACTGGAAGATATTATTCTGATCGAATGTGGACAGTCTGAGAGTTTACTTTCCCTGTTTAAAAATAAGCATTTTTACTGCATTAGAATAAATTACAAAGTGGCCAACGAATCTGGCTATTTTCACATGTTTCGCAGTACAAATTTACAGTTTTTTAATAACATGGCTGTTATAAAAACCGAAGAAGAAAGCTCAG AATCTTTAAGGGCAATCTGTGAAACTTTCACTGTAGCAATGGAAATGGCAGGATTACTAAACACCCCGATAACGATAGACGTAACATTAGATAGACGAAAGAGTAAGTTAGTTAACGTTAAAGGATCTACAGGTCTTCTAGATATTTCATCGCTCCCCGAGTTGACTAGAAATGTCTCAGAAACACAGTTACTAGCTCTAAAAAGTGCAg GAACAAAAGCTTTAAACAACATGTCAGAGCAATTCAGCAAATTAAACAAACTCAGTCATAGCTTTAGCACTAGAAAACCGATCGACATAGCAAGAAGTATAGGCAAGAAATCTGAACCATCCCCAAAACCCACTTTTACAGTAGGTAGTAGAGATATATCTGGCAAAGTACAAGGGAAACACGACAGCAGCAGTGGTAGCAGTAGCGAcgatgaaaatatagaaataccaTCTGGTCCTTTAGAAAAACCAGAAAACTTCAGTCATGATAAAAATTTAATGGAAGCTTATACACCATCCATTGGTATTATAATGGGCGTAAAAAATGCAGACGTGGTGGAACCCgatgaaaacaatgaaaatcacAATTTGATAACACGACCTAATAATCTACATGATCAAAAATTAAGTGCAGAGAACCTGTTAGCTCCAGAGGCTACATCCGGGACAAGTACTTTGAGCGCTTCTCCACAGAAGACACCAGAAATAACAATCCAGAATGTAACAGAGAATTTGACTGAAGATAAGGAGAGAATGGTCCCACCTTCAACATTAAatcttacaaaaaatattagTCATTCATCGGAAGAAGTTGACAGTAGATTAATGCTTAACAACACGAATGCGAACAATTTACAAACAGAGAATAGATTACAGGATAAAAAAAGGTCAACGTCAGAACAAGATTTAACTTTGAATATCACATCTTCTCAAAGCGAGTCTGctttaaaatctataaaaaccaATATTACTAACGTCACCAGCCCAGTAGCATCCACGGCCAAAGATATTCTGTCACCTTTCTCGAAATTTGCTAAAGGGGTTCAAACATTAGGAGCAAACTTAGATCCTAGAAAGTTGAAAGCAGGACAGGGAGGATTACTAAGAAATCTATCAGACCATCATGTAGAACAGCGTCAAAAATTGGAAGACAGGTGGGGTTCTTGTCAATCTAAACTCATTGCTTtgtaa